A genomic stretch from bacterium includes:
- a CDS encoding 50S ribosomal protein L25 — MGGLIHRIARVLKIGYDGSAMYTLTIQKRPELGRRAARLRSAGILPAVLYGKHEAATPISVVLRDFEQVWSAAGESGIVRLSGLEREKDTLIYAVDLDPVREVPRHADFYVIEKGQRVRVAIPLEFVGVAPAVRDLGGVLTKVLHELEVEAEPASLPHHLTVDISPIIALDQSISVRDIALPAGVSAIVDADEVVAIVSAAAEEAIEGVAPIDFAAIEVEKKGKEEALAEDAGEHK; from the coding sequence ATGGGTGGCCTCATACATAGGATTGCTCGCGTGCTCAAAATAGGGTACGATGGGAGTGCCATGTATACGCTCACCATTCAAAAGCGGCCGGAGCTTGGTAGACGGGCCGCGCGGCTGCGCTCTGCGGGTATACTCCCCGCCGTGCTCTACGGCAAGCACGAAGCCGCGACGCCGATTTCTGTTGTGTTGCGTGATTTTGAGCAGGTGTGGAGCGCGGCGGGCGAGTCGGGTATCGTGCGGCTTAGCGGGCTCGAGAGAGAGAAGGACACCCTGATCTACGCCGTTGATCTCGACCCAGTGCGGGAAGTTCCGCGACACGCTGATTTTTACGTTATTGAGAAGGGGCAGCGGGTGCGCGTCGCGATACCGCTTGAGTTTGTCGGCGTCGCTCCCGCCGTGCGCGACCTCGGCGGCGTGCTCACGAAGGTGCTCCACGAGCTTGAAGTCGAAGCCGAGCCGGCATCTCTGCCGCACCACCTCACAGTGGACATTTCGCCAATAATCGCCCTCGACCAGTCGATTTCAGTGCGCGACATCGCCCTGCCAGCCGGCGTCAGCGCGATAGTAGACGCGGACGAAGTGGTTGCAATTGTCTCCGCGGCGGCGGAGGAGGCGATAGAAGGGGTCGCGCCGATTGATTTTGCCGCGATAGAGGTGGAGAAGAAAGGGAAAGAAGAAGCGCTTGCTGAAGATGCAGGTGAGCACAAGTAG